In Plantibacter sp. PA-3-X8, one DNA window encodes the following:
- a CDS encoding ATP-dependent Clp protease ATP-binding subunit produces MPAGQTPQQEDQRSALEQYGVNLTEIAASGKLDPVIGRDAEIRRVSQVLTRRTKNNPVLIGEPGVGKTAVVEGLAQRIVAGDVAESLKGKQLISLDLSALVAGAMYRGQFEERLKAVLKEIDESDGQIITFIDELHVLMGAGGGEGSVAAANMLKPMLARGELRLIGATTLDEYREFIEKDAAMERRFQQVFVGEPSVEDTVAILRGLKERYEAHHKVAIADNALVAAAALSNRYITSRQLPDKAIDLIDEAASRLRMEIDSAPVEIDELRRSVDRLKLEELALKKEKDDASKERLARLREDLATRQAALGELQARWERERASLNRVGDLKKQLDAARSKAERAQREGKLEQASKLLYADIPQLERELALAESAEQDTDGEPRMVNDQVTAEDIAAVIAAWTGIPVGRLLQGETEKLLHLEQELSRRLIGQHRAVAAVSDAVRRTRAGISDPDRPTGSFMFLGPTGVGKTELAKALAEFLFDDEKAMVRIDMSEYGEKHSVSRLVGAPPGYVGYEQGGQLTEAVRRRPYSVVLLDEVEKAHPEVFDILLQVLDDGRLTDGQGRTVDFRNVILVLTSNLGSQYLMDASLSLEQKEEAVQQLVRQAFKPEFINRLDDIVVFQPLSEAELGQIVELYIDRLQRRLGERRLHLAVTPDARAWLAERGYDPMYGARPLRRLMQREIDDRLARAILDGSIRDGDTVHVGLASDGDGLTVERAVVPA; encoded by the coding sequence ATGCCAGCAGGCCAGACGCCTCAGCAAGAGGATCAGCGCAGCGCGCTCGAGCAGTACGGCGTCAACCTGACCGAGATCGCCGCCTCCGGCAAGCTCGATCCGGTCATCGGCCGCGACGCCGAGATCCGCCGCGTGAGCCAGGTGCTCACGCGACGCACCAAGAACAACCCCGTCCTCATCGGCGAGCCCGGCGTCGGCAAGACCGCCGTCGTCGAAGGCCTCGCCCAGCGCATCGTCGCGGGCGACGTCGCCGAGAGCCTCAAGGGCAAGCAGCTCATCTCCCTCGACCTCTCCGCGCTCGTGGCGGGTGCCATGTACCGCGGGCAGTTCGAGGAGCGCCTCAAGGCGGTGCTCAAGGAGATCGACGAGTCCGACGGACAGATCATCACCTTCATCGACGAGCTCCACGTCCTCATGGGCGCCGGTGGCGGCGAGGGGTCCGTCGCCGCGGCCAACATGCTGAAGCCCATGCTCGCCCGCGGTGAGCTCCGGCTCATCGGCGCGACCACGCTCGACGAGTACCGCGAGTTCATCGAGAAGGACGCCGCCATGGAGCGTCGCTTCCAGCAGGTGTTCGTGGGTGAGCCGAGCGTCGAGGACACGGTCGCCATCCTCCGTGGCCTCAAGGAGCGGTACGAGGCGCACCACAAGGTGGCCATCGCCGACAACGCGCTCGTCGCCGCAGCAGCCCTGTCCAACCGCTACATCACGTCGCGGCAGCTGCCCGACAAGGCGATCGACCTCATCGACGAGGCTGCCAGCCGACTGCGCATGGAGATCGACTCGGCACCCGTCGAGATCGACGAACTGCGACGCAGCGTCGACCGCCTGAAGCTCGAGGAGCTCGCCCTGAAGAAGGAGAAGGACGACGCCTCCAAGGAGCGCCTCGCCCGCCTCCGGGAGGACCTCGCGACCCGCCAGGCCGCGCTCGGCGAGCTGCAGGCGCGCTGGGAGCGCGAGCGTGCGAGCCTCAACCGGGTCGGCGACCTCAAGAAGCAGCTCGACGCCGCCCGGAGCAAGGCCGAACGCGCCCAGCGCGAGGGCAAGCTCGAACAGGCGTCCAAGCTCCTCTACGCCGACATCCCGCAGCTCGAACGCGAACTCGCGCTCGCGGAGTCGGCCGAGCAGGACACCGACGGCGAGCCCCGGATGGTCAACGACCAGGTGACCGCCGAGGACATCGCCGCTGTCATCGCCGCGTGGACCGGCATCCCCGTCGGTCGCCTGTTGCAGGGCGAGACGGAGAAACTGCTGCACCTCGAGCAGGAGCTGTCCCGCCGACTCATCGGGCAGCACCGTGCGGTCGCCGCCGTGTCCGACGCCGTCCGGCGCACCCGGGCCGGCATCTCCGACCCCGACCGCCCGACCGGTTCGTTCATGTTCCTCGGCCCCACCGGCGTCGGCAAGACCGAGCTGGCCAAGGCGCTCGCCGAGTTCCTCTTCGACGACGAGAAGGCCATGGTCCGCATCGACATGTCCGAGTACGGCGAGAAGCACTCGGTCTCCCGGCTCGTCGGCGCGCCTCCTGGGTACGTCGGCTACGAGCAGGGCGGGCAGCTCACCGAGGCCGTTCGTCGACGCCCGTACTCCGTCGTGCTGCTCGACGAGGTCGAGAAGGCGCACCCCGAGGTGTTCGACATCCTCCTGCAGGTGCTCGACGACGGCCGGCTGACCGATGGACAGGGGCGCACCGTCGACTTCCGGAACGTCATCCTCGTGCTGACCTCCAACCTCGGCTCGCAGTACCTGATGGATGCCTCGCTCTCCCTCGAGCAGAAGGAGGAGGCAGTGCAGCAGCTCGTGCGCCAGGCGTTCAAGCCGGAGTTCATCAACCGTCTCGACGACATCGTCGTGTTCCAGCCGCTCAGCGAGGCGGAGCTCGGCCAGATCGTCGAGCTGTACATCGACCGCCTGCAGCGTCGACTGGGTGAGCGTCGGCTCCACCTCGCCGTCACGCCCGACGCCCGTGCGTGGCTCGCGGAGCGCGGATACGACCCGATGTACGGCGCGCGTCCGCTGCGTCGACTCATGCAGCGGGAGATCGACGACCGCCTCGCGCGGGCGATCCTCGACGGCTCGATCCGCGACGGCGACACCGTCCACGTCGGGCTTGCGAGCGACGGCGACGGCCTCACGGTCGAGCGAGCGGTGGTCCCGGCCTAG